In Brevibacillus brevis, a genomic segment contains:
- a CDS encoding peptide ABC transporter substrate-binding protein — protein MKKRVTVLIGSLLVAAGLLTVGSETASGFSPVNSGSQQAKPATFSPALSGKTVNSQQVLRLNMEEPATLDPTFAEDTVSGTVIRAIYDGLTRLDENGNPVGSLASDMKLSADKLTYTFTLRDAKWSNGDPVTAHDFEFAWKHALDPKTGSPVSYQYYVIKNGQAFTSGKAKEEEVGVKALDDKTLRVTLEHPTPFFPTLASFLPPINKRVAMANPKWASDPKTLVSNGPFKLETWEHKNKIVLAKSESYWDKEAVKLDRIEFSMIADTNTELSMFQHGDLDWAGGPISGLPVDAVVPLKEEGKLMTKPKATSYYIRFNTERPPFTNVKIRKAFAYAINRREIADHIGQAGQTPLMGITPITASLRPEGFFADNQPQEAKRLLAEGMKELGITKMPEITYLYNTSDRNRAIAETLQAKWKNVLGVDVKLVNKETKVYLADQEQGNFSITRSSWTADYNDPVNFLQKFVEKYSSSNITRWHHPRYAELIRRSCAEPDPEKRKQLLLEAETLLMEEMPLTGIFSDVNAWVQNDKLKGVRIDPLSKIDFKWAYKE, from the coding sequence ATGAAAAAGCGGGTCACCGTCCTGATTGGTTCCTTGCTCGTCGCGGCAGGCTTGCTTACGGTCGGCAGCGAAACGGCAAGCGGCTTCTCTCCGGTGAATTCCGGCTCACAACAGGCCAAGCCGGCCACCTTTTCTCCCGCATTGTCCGGGAAGACAGTCAACAGCCAGCAAGTACTTCGTCTGAACATGGAGGAACCGGCCACACTGGACCCGACCTTTGCAGAAGACACGGTGTCGGGTACTGTCATTCGGGCGATCTACGACGGACTCACCCGTCTGGATGAAAACGGGAACCCGGTAGGCTCGCTCGCATCCGATATGAAGCTCTCCGCGGACAAACTCACTTATACCTTTACCCTGCGCGACGCCAAGTGGTCGAATGGCGATCCGGTCACGGCGCACGACTTCGAATTCGCCTGGAAGCACGCTCTGGACCCGAAGACGGGCTCTCCGGTCTCGTACCAATACTACGTGATCAAAAACGGGCAGGCCTTCACGTCAGGCAAGGCCAAAGAGGAGGAGGTCGGGGTGAAGGCGCTTGACGACAAGACACTGCGGGTCACCCTGGAGCACCCGACGCCGTTTTTTCCGACGTTGGCCTCTTTCCTCCCTCCCATCAACAAAAGGGTGGCAATGGCCAATCCGAAATGGGCGAGCGATCCGAAGACGCTGGTCAGCAACGGTCCGTTCAAATTGGAGACGTGGGAGCATAAAAATAAAATCGTCCTGGCGAAGAGCGAGTCGTATTGGGATAAAGAGGCTGTCAAGCTGGACCGCATCGAGTTTTCGATGATCGCAGATACCAACACCGAGCTGTCCATGTTCCAGCACGGTGATCTGGATTGGGCGGGCGGGCCGATCAGCGGGCTGCCGGTAGATGCAGTCGTCCCGTTGAAAGAAGAGGGCAAGCTGATGACCAAGCCGAAAGCCACATCCTACTACATTCGGTTCAACACTGAGCGGCCGCCGTTCACGAACGTCAAAATCCGCAAAGCGTTTGCCTACGCCATCAACCGCCGGGAGATCGCGGACCATATCGGGCAAGCAGGACAGACTCCCTTGATGGGAATCACACCGATCACCGCAAGTCTGCGGCCGGAAGGCTTTTTCGCCGACAACCAGCCGCAGGAGGCCAAGAGGCTGCTGGCGGAAGGCATGAAAGAGCTGGGGATCACGAAAATGCCGGAGATCACGTACCTGTACAACACGTCGGATCGCAACAGGGCGATCGCGGAGACTCTCCAGGCGAAGTGGAAAAACGTGCTGGGCGTCGATGTCAAGCTGGTCAACAAGGAAACCAAAGTGTATCTGGCCGACCAGGAACAGGGCAATTTCTCTATCACCCGTTCGAGCTGGACCGCCGATTACAACGATCCGGTCAACTTTCTGCAGAAGTTCGTCGAGAAGTACAGCTCTTCCAACATTACACGTTGGCACCATCCAAGATACGCCGAGCTGATCCGGCGTTCCTGCGCGGAGCCGGATCCGGAAAAAAGAAAACAACTCCTGTTGGAAGCCGAGACGCTATTGATGGAGGAAATGCCCCTTACCGGGATATTCAGCGACGTGAATGCCTGGGTGCAAAACGACAAGCTAAAAGGCGTGCGGATCGATCCGCTCAGCAAAATCGATTTCAAGTGGGCCTACAAGGAATAA
- a CDS encoding LD-carboxypeptidase — protein MNKGKALRAGDTIGVVATSSPATEEVLVKSIAVLESWGYKVKVSGTCRETYGGYLAGTPEQRAFELNAMFADDEVDGIMCMRGGYGAPQILSLLDYDCIAQNPKLFIGYSDITALHAAFGQQAGLATLHGPMATSDIAHGLNDWSKQYLMRAMTRPEPLGQILNPPGEELVCLVEGVASGPIVGGNLALVAALMGTPFQLDTRGKLLFLEDIDEEPYRIDRMLTQLALGGLFDDCAGVIIGTWTDCEPKKREGFTVWDVFQNIVIPFQKPTIWNVQIGHGTTNMALPLGVEATLDASGCRLTIEESVTV, from the coding sequence ATGAACAAAGGAAAAGCATTGCGCGCTGGAGATACGATCGGGGTGGTGGCCACCTCGAGTCCGGCGACGGAGGAAGTGCTTGTCAAATCGATTGCCGTCTTGGAATCGTGGGGATACAAAGTAAAGGTAAGCGGCACTTGCCGGGAGACGTATGGGGGGTATCTTGCAGGAACGCCTGAGCAGCGGGCGTTTGAGCTCAATGCGATGTTCGCGGATGACGAGGTGGACGGCATCATGTGCATGCGCGGGGGTTACGGGGCCCCACAAATTCTCTCGCTGCTCGACTACGACTGCATCGCCCAAAATCCGAAGCTGTTCATCGGATACAGCGACATCACGGCGCTGCACGCGGCATTTGGACAACAGGCAGGCTTGGCTACGCTGCACGGACCGATGGCGACCTCCGATATCGCCCACGGGCTGAACGACTGGTCCAAGCAGTATTTGATGCGGGCGATGACCCGTCCGGAGCCGCTCGGCCAAATCCTCAATCCGCCGGGAGAAGAGCTCGTCTGCCTGGTCGAGGGAGTGGCCAGCGGACCGATCGTCGGAGGAAACCTGGCGCTTGTCGCAGCCTTGATGGGGACTCCTTTTCAGCTAGACACCCGGGGAAAGCTGTTGTTCCTGGAAGACATCGACGAAGAACCGTACCGCATCGACCGCATGCTGACCCAACTTGCGCTGGGAGGGCTGTTTGACGATTGCGCGGGCGTCATCATCGGGACGTGGACCGACTGCGAGCCGAAAAAACGGGAAGGCTTCACCGTCTGGGACGTCTTCCAGAACATCGTGATCCCTTTTCAAAAGCCAACGATCTGGAATGTTCAGATCGGTCACGGCACGACCAACATGGCACTGCCGCTCGGGGTGGAGGCGACCCTTGATGCATCGGGCTGCAGGCTGACCATCGAGGAGAGTGTGACGGTATGA
- a CDS encoding M20 family metallopeptidase has protein sequence MSAIQAEQIQQRAQEMLPWLTSVRRDFHQYPELGMEEFRTQEKIIGYLEEIGIPFYKAAGTGVVGLIQGGLPGAAVALRGDMDALPIDEVNDTAYRSKIGGKMHACGHDAHMTCLLGAARILSEHKELLPGTVKLFFQPAEETVGGALPMIREGVLENPRVEACFGLHVSPELPVGKIAVKYGQMNASSDDLHITVRGENGHGAYPHKGRDAIVIAAHVITALQTIVSRNVDPREAAVITLGVISGGTAGNILAREVKLTGTIRTLDKLVRASVKQRVREVAELTAKSLGGEATVELEEGYTSLINNKAMVDLVKRCGETMLGAEQVRVNDFPMMGVEDFAFFAEHVPSAFYHLGVRNEAAGCTYPVHHPLFDLDESSLAVGAAMQAFNAWTFLQERAEK, from the coding sequence ATGAGCGCGATCCAGGCAGAGCAAATCCAGCAGCGGGCCCAGGAAATGTTGCCGTGGCTCACCAGTGTGCGCCGCGATTTTCACCAGTATCCCGAGCTTGGCATGGAGGAGTTCCGGACCCAGGAGAAGATCATCGGCTATTTGGAGGAGATAGGCATCCCTTTTTACAAAGCGGCAGGCACTGGCGTGGTTGGACTGATTCAGGGCGGATTGCCGGGAGCTGCGGTAGCCTTGCGAGGGGATATGGACGCTTTGCCGATCGATGAGGTCAACGATACGGCTTACCGTTCGAAAATCGGAGGGAAGATGCACGCGTGCGGACACGATGCCCACATGACCTGCCTCTTGGGCGCCGCGCGTATCCTAAGCGAACACAAAGAGCTGCTGCCCGGCACGGTAAAGCTGTTCTTCCAGCCTGCGGAGGAGACGGTAGGCGGGGCTTTGCCGATGATTCGCGAAGGGGTGCTGGAAAACCCTCGGGTAGAAGCGTGTTTCGGCCTGCATGTCTCTCCGGAATTGCCCGTCGGGAAAATTGCCGTGAAGTACGGCCAGATGAATGCTTCTTCGGACGATCTGCACATCACGGTGCGCGGGGAAAACGGTCACGGAGCCTACCCGCACAAAGGCAGGGACGCCATCGTCATTGCGGCGCATGTGATCACGGCGCTGCAAACCATCGTCAGCCGCAATGTCGATCCACGGGAGGCGGCTGTCATCACGCTCGGGGTCATTTCCGGCGGAACGGCGGGAAACATTTTGGCGCGGGAAGTGAAGCTGACAGGGACGATTCGCACGCTGGACAAACTCGTTCGCGCATCTGTCAAACAGCGGGTCCGCGAAGTCGCCGAGCTGACCGCGAAAAGCCTCGGGGGCGAAGCGACGGTCGAGCTGGAGGAAGGCTACACCTCGCTGATCAACAACAAGGCGATGGTCGACCTCGTGAAGCGGTGCGGAGAAACCATGCTCGGAGCAGAACAAGTCCGCGTAAACGATTTCCCCATGATGGGGGTCGAGGATTTCGCTTTCTTCGCGGAGCATGTTCCGAGCGCTTTTTACCATTTGGGCGTACGGAATGAAGCGGCGGGGTGCACATATCCGGTCCATCACCCGCTCTTTGATCTGGACGAGAGCAGTCTTGCTGTCGGAGCAGCCATGCAGGCGTTCAATGCGTGGACCTTTTTGCAGGAGCGTGCGGAAAAGTAA
- a CDS encoding Dps family protein — MSITMSRPVTEVLNKQVANWSVMYIKLHHFHWYVQGPNFFTLHAKFEELYNEAAKYVDDLAERLLTVGGKPVSTMQACIGQASIKEAAGGETAEQMVQEVISDFSTLVGELKEGIAAAEAGNDEATGDMFLEMTESLEKHMWMLKAFLGK, encoded by the coding sequence ATGAGCATAACGATGAGCCGTCCTGTCACTGAAGTGCTGAACAAGCAGGTAGCGAACTGGTCCGTGATGTATATAAAGCTCCACCACTTTCACTGGTATGTCCAAGGGCCGAACTTCTTCACCCTGCACGCCAAGTTCGAGGAGCTGTACAACGAGGCAGCCAAGTACGTGGATGATTTGGCGGAACGCCTGCTGACGGTAGGCGGCAAGCCGGTGTCCACCATGCAGGCCTGTATCGGGCAAGCCTCCATCAAAGAGGCGGCTGGCGGCGAGACTGCCGAGCAGATGGTGCAGGAGGTAATCAGCGATTTTTCCACGCTCGTCGGCGAGCTGAAGGAAGGGATCGCTGCAGCCGAGGCGGGGAATGACGAAGCCACCGGCGACATGTTCCTCGAAATGACGGAGAGCCTGGAAAAGCACATGTGGATGCTGAAGGCGTTTTTGGGAAAATAA
- the coaA gene encoding type I pantothenate kinase produces the protein MASPYVTFNREQWRALRASTPLTISDEELACLQGVNENVSMTEVADIYLPLSRLLNLYVGATQELYQATHTFLGNKDGKVPFIIGIAGSVAVGKSTTARILQTLLSRWPNHPKVDLVTTDGFLYPNRILEERGIMKRKGFPESYNLRRFIRFLSDVKSGLPEVKAPVYSHLVYDIVPEEWQTVRQPDILIVEGLNVLQPPREAAAEQRISEVIVSDFFDFTIYVHADEHDILQWYVERFKLLRQTAFSNPSSYFRRYASLSDEEAVEVATGIWNEINGANLRQNILPTRVRAQLILNKGEDHMVQSVNLRKL, from the coding sequence ATGGCATCACCTTACGTGACGTTCAATCGCGAGCAGTGGAGAGCGCTTCGGGCTTCCACTCCGCTGACGATATCCGATGAAGAACTCGCCTGTCTGCAGGGCGTCAACGAAAACGTATCGATGACAGAGGTAGCGGATATATACCTTCCGCTGTCACGCCTTCTCAATCTGTATGTAGGGGCGACACAGGAGCTGTATCAGGCTACCCACACGTTTCTCGGCAACAAGGACGGCAAGGTGCCGTTCATTATCGGGATTGCCGGGAGCGTCGCGGTAGGAAAGAGCACGACGGCGCGGATTTTGCAGACACTCTTGTCCCGCTGGCCGAACCATCCCAAGGTCGACCTGGTGACCACAGACGGTTTTCTTTATCCCAACCGCATCCTGGAGGAGCGGGGCATCATGAAGCGCAAAGGCTTTCCGGAGAGCTACAACCTGCGGCGCTTCATTCGCTTTTTGTCTGATGTGAAATCAGGGCTGCCGGAAGTAAAAGCACCCGTCTATTCCCACTTGGTCTACGACATCGTCCCGGAAGAGTGGCAGACGGTGCGTCAGCCGGACATCCTGATCGTGGAAGGGCTGAACGTGCTGCAGCCGCCACGGGAGGCTGCTGCCGAGCAGCGCATTTCCGAAGTCATCGTGTCCGACTTTTTTGATTTCACGATTTACGTGCACGCAGACGAACACGATATTTTGCAATGGTACGTAGAGCGATTCAAGCTGCTCAGGCAGACGGCCTTTTCCAATCCATCCTCGTATTTCCGCCGCTATGCCAGTCTGTCGGATGAGGAGGCGGTGGAAGTCGCCACAGGCATCTGGAATGAAATCAACGGAGCCAACCTCCGCCAGAACATTTTGCCGACCCGCGTCCGCGCGCAGCTGATCCTCAACAAGGGCGAGGATCACATGGTGCAAAGCGTAAACTTGCGCAAGCTGTAA
- a CDS encoding DUF523 domain-containing protein — MKVVSACLIGCECRYDQKSCLDAQLEELLREGKAIPVCPEQLGGLPTPRPPAEIIGGDGYDVLDGKARIVDQTGADVTEEFLMGARQALKLAQTVGATSAILKENSPSCGSSFVYDGTFSGKKVTGVGLTAALFRRNGIDVRSEQSNDE; from the coding sequence ATGAAAGTAGTCAGTGCCTGTTTAATCGGCTGCGAATGTCGGTATGACCAGAAATCTTGCCTGGATGCCCAGCTCGAGGAGCTGCTCCGGGAAGGCAAGGCAATTCCTGTTTGTCCGGAGCAGCTGGGGGGCTTGCCGACACCGCGGCCGCCTGCGGAAATCATCGGTGGCGACGGCTATGATGTGTTGGACGGGAAAGCACGGATCGTGGATCAGACGGGAGCCGACGTGACGGAGGAGTTTTTGATGGGGGCCCGCCAAGCCTTGAAGCTGGCGCAAACGGTCGGGGCTACGTCCGCCATCCTGAAGGAAAACAGCCCGTCGTGCGGGAGCTCGTTCGTCTATGACGGCACGTTTTCCGGCAAAAAGGTGACGGGGGTCGGCCTGACCGCAGCGCTGTTTCGCCGCAATGGAATTGACGTTCGTTCCGAGCAAAGCAACGATGAGTAG
- a CDS encoding metalloregulator ArsR/SmtB family transcription factor, giving the protein MKRQEGNAIIFSMGHNDELSVAQAAKVLSDPIRLKVLMLLKEGRQEDYQSPVCSAFAHAICPEDLKLGLGGISSSKLSYHLKELKDEGFIQECREGKRIYYLLKPDRFKSLIESLRIFLPDGKQI; this is encoded by the coding sequence TTGAAACGTCAAGAAGGGAATGCTATAATTTTTTCCATGGGACATAATGATGAACTTTCAGTAGCCCAAGCGGCTAAAGTACTCAGCGATCCAATCCGGCTAAAAGTATTGATGCTTCTGAAAGAGGGCAGACAAGAGGATTATCAGTCGCCAGTCTGTTCGGCTTTTGCTCATGCCATCTGTCCAGAGGATTTGAAGCTCGGATTGGGTGGCATCTCGTCGTCGAAGCTGTCGTATCATTTGAAGGAATTGAAGGACGAAGGCTTCATTCAGGAGTGCAGGGAGGGAAAACGGATCTACTATCTCCTCAAGCCTGACCGGTTTAAAAGCTTGATTGAATCGCTCCGCATTTTTTTACCAGATGGGAAGCAGATATAA
- a CDS encoding MFS transporter produces the protein MSTGPQTRLHAAAPEKAAVKQRALGWSLALLALAQLIYGLDINIVYVALPEIGQGLGFTKQSLQWVVSAYMIFCGGFLLLGGRAADLLGHKRMFIFALLLYAVSSLLGGLAWNVLVIIIARAIQGIGAAFLFPATLSLLNRLFEEGPLRNRALAVWGGAGASGLTIGSLLGGLLTNAFGWEAVFYVNVPLAGIVALVAIFLIPRDEPVERKRRFDIPGAVTVTAGATLLVYVLVQGPEFGWTSPYIMACAALSLILLAVFAFIQARSVDPLMPLHLFRNRSLVAGSVITFIFMGTFGALPYFLTILFQNVHGYSALKTGLAFLIPALAIAAGTQLGERLATRWEARSTLLIGMLVGVVGTLLMPVGAHVGSSYLIIVPGLILSGIGQGITWTGMWVAASSGVAKEEQGVASGIASTALNIGNAVGLAILIAVANTGIQGKTGEALLEAISAGERTAIYLAALGILLGAIVALFLPRKR, from the coding sequence ATGTCTACCGGTCCACAAACTCGGCTTCATGCTGCCGCGCCGGAAAAGGCGGCCGTCAAGCAGCGAGCCTTGGGATGGAGCTTGGCTCTGCTCGCCTTGGCCCAACTTATTTACGGTCTTGACATCAATATTGTCTACGTGGCTCTCCCGGAAATTGGCCAGGGACTCGGATTTACGAAGCAGTCGTTGCAATGGGTGGTCAGCGCCTATATGATTTTCTGCGGAGGTTTTCTGCTTCTCGGGGGACGTGCCGCAGATTTGCTGGGACATAAACGAATGTTTATTTTCGCTTTGCTCCTCTACGCGGTTTCGTCCTTGCTCGGTGGACTCGCTTGGAACGTGCTGGTCATTATCATCGCCCGCGCGATCCAGGGCATTGGTGCGGCGTTTCTTTTTCCGGCCACTTTGTCTCTGCTCAACCGATTGTTTGAAGAAGGGCCGCTCCGTAACCGCGCACTTGCCGTATGGGGCGGAGCCGGCGCCAGCGGACTGACGATCGGTTCGCTACTGGGCGGATTGCTGACCAATGCTTTTGGCTGGGAAGCCGTCTTTTACGTCAATGTGCCGCTCGCAGGGATCGTCGCTCTGGTCGCCATATTTCTCATTCCCCGCGACGAGCCCGTGGAAAGGAAGCGCCGCTTTGATATACCGGGAGCCGTCACCGTGACGGCAGGCGCCACACTCCTGGTTTATGTTCTCGTGCAGGGGCCCGAATTCGGTTGGACTTCCCCGTATATCATGGCATGCGCCGCTCTTTCCTTGATACTCCTGGCGGTCTTCGCTTTTATCCAGGCACGAAGCGTCGATCCGTTAATGCCGCTGCATCTATTTCGCAATCGCAGCCTGGTTGCAGGCTCCGTCATTACATTCATTTTTATGGGAACGTTCGGTGCGCTGCCGTATTTCCTTACGATCCTTTTTCAAAACGTGCATGGATACAGTGCGCTGAAGACCGGACTTGCCTTTCTCATCCCTGCTCTGGCCATTGCAGCGGGCACTCAGCTCGGCGAACGGCTGGCCACCCGTTGGGAGGCACGCAGTACGCTGCTGATCGGCATGCTCGTCGGAGTAGTCGGTACGCTGCTGATGCCGGTTGGCGCGCATGTCGGCAGCAGTTACCTCATCATCGTTCCGGGACTCATCCTATCGGGTATCGGCCAAGGGATTACATGGACCGGCATGTGGGTCGCCGCCTCCAGCGGTGTAGCCAAGGAAGAGCAGGGCGTAGCATCCGGTATTGCGTCGACTGCGCTTAATATCGGCAACGCCGTAGGTCTTGCCATTCTGATCGCCGTTGCCAACACCGGTATCCAAGGAAAAACCGGCGAGGCTCTGCTCGAAGCCATCTCGGCAGGTGAGCGGACAGCCATTTATCTGGCGGCGCTCGGCATCCTTCTCGGCGCGATTGTCGCCTTGTTTTTGCCTCGAAAGCGGTAA
- a CDS encoding VOC family protein — translation MSTSLIPFLEMNGNANEAIDLYVKALDAKVVYTLRFGDMPENPESPLPLEKKEWISFAILKIGESELHLTDHFTGGSYQKGTQVTIVVQTPDKDKAIQYFEALKEGGQVNDPMQASFFSPAYGNVTDQFGVTFRILAKGRQ, via the coding sequence GTGAGTACGAGTTTGATCCCATTTCTTGAGATGAACGGCAACGCGAATGAGGCAATTGATTTGTACGTGAAAGCGCTGGATGCCAAGGTGGTTTACACGCTGCGATTTGGCGATATGCCGGAAAATCCGGAATCTCCGCTGCCTTTGGAAAAGAAAGAATGGATCAGTTTTGCCATCCTGAAAATCGGCGAATCGGAGCTTCATCTCACCGACCATTTTACCGGCGGCAGCTACCAGAAGGGGACCCAAGTGACCATCGTTGTCCAAACTCCTGACAAAGACAAAGCTATCCAATATTTTGAAGCACTGAAAGAGGGCGGTCAAGTGAATGATCCGATGCAGGCAAGTTTCTTCAGCCCCGCTTACGGCAATGTAACGGATCAATTCGGCGTCACCTTCCGGATCCTCGCAAAAGGGCGCCAGTGA
- a CDS encoding sigma-70 family RNA polymerase sigma factor codes for MNDHNWLVEQFEAHRNHLQAVAYRMLGSLSEADDALQESWIRLSRSDTSRVENMGGWLTTIVSRVCLDMLRSRKSRREDLAMGSVPEPVAGPQDGSHPEHEALMADSVGLAMLVVLGKLTPAERIAFVLHDVFALSFTEIAPIIGRNEVAARQLASRARRRVQGAEPASKTEEHMRKQELVDAFLVASRTGDFEKLLSVLDPNVVLRNDTAFAPVANSPVVHGSQAVAKQFAGRAQGARAVLVNGSVGVIVAPRGRLLFALELKVVDDKITEIEMIADESRLRELDIAVLSHD; via the coding sequence ATGAACGATCACAACTGGCTTGTAGAACAATTCGAGGCCCATCGGAATCACCTGCAGGCCGTGGCTTACCGGATGCTCGGATCTCTGAGCGAAGCGGATGATGCGTTGCAGGAGTCATGGATACGCCTGAGCCGCTCCGATACCAGCCGAGTTGAAAACATGGGGGGATGGCTGACAACCATCGTCTCGAGAGTGTGTCTGGATATGCTGCGATCTCGTAAATCCCGGCGGGAGGATCTTGCGATGGGAAGTGTTCCGGAACCGGTTGCCGGCCCCCAAGACGGAAGCCACCCCGAGCACGAAGCGCTGATGGCCGATTCTGTCGGTCTTGCGATGCTTGTGGTCCTCGGGAAATTGACCCCCGCCGAACGCATTGCGTTCGTATTGCACGATGTTTTCGCATTGTCTTTCACGGAGATCGCTCCCATTATCGGGCGGAACGAGGTCGCAGCCCGACAGCTTGCGAGCCGAGCGCGCCGGCGTGTTCAGGGGGCCGAGCCCGCATCGAAGACAGAGGAGCACATGCGAAAACAGGAGCTTGTCGATGCGTTTCTGGTCGCTTCGCGTACCGGAGACTTTGAAAAGCTTCTTTCGGTATTAGATCCAAATGTCGTACTCCGAAACGACACGGCTTTCGCGCCCGTCGCCAACTCGCCGGTCGTACATGGTTCGCAAGCGGTGGCCAAGCAATTTGCCGGTCGTGCCCAGGGCGCGCGGGCGGTGCTCGTGAACGGGTCTGTGGGCGTCATCGTGGCTCCTCGCGGTCGACTGCTCTTCGCACTCGAACTCAAGGTAGTGGATGACAAGATCACCGAGATTGAGATGATTGCCGATGAGTCACGCCTTCGTGAACTTGACATAGCTGTTTTGAGCCACGACTAG
- a CDS encoding DUF1343 domain-containing protein, with product MKKTRWIRTLSILVLLCTLTAAGAADLGLAKEKKRGSVVQTGIERLLENPKMLNGKKVGLITNPTGVTADLTHDVDALLEKNIDLVAVYGPEHGIRGTEQAGSAPGTYEDPKTGLPFYNLYGKTPEEIAPMFRDADVILFDIQDVGSRFYTYISTMAYAMKAAALEDKPFIVLDRPNPIGGEKVEGPVLDPDYQSFVGIYPIPVRHGMTVGELATLFNEQFFEKELGKKVDLQVVQMKGWKRDMLFDETGLPWVLPSPNMPTPDTALVYPGNCLFEGTNLSEGRGTTRPFELIGAPYIKGWEIADRMNRLDLPGVSFREAYFNPTFSKHAGQNVGGLQLYVTDPDKYDPIRTALSIMVELKKLYPNDFAWRNDNWIDKLMGTDEVRKAIDDGASVDKIIAKWQKELKAFRQLRESYLLYR from the coding sequence GTGAAGAAGACTCGTTGGATTCGCACTCTGTCGATCCTAGTTTTGCTCTGTACGTTGACCGCAGCAGGAGCAGCCGATCTCGGTTTGGCCAAAGAAAAGAAGAGGGGCAGCGTTGTCCAGACCGGCATCGAAAGGCTGCTTGAGAATCCGAAAATGCTGAATGGGAAAAAAGTGGGGCTCATTACAAACCCGACCGGGGTTACGGCAGACCTGACGCACGATGTGGACGCCCTGCTGGAAAAAAACATCGATCTGGTGGCGGTGTATGGTCCGGAGCACGGGATTCGGGGAACGGAGCAGGCGGGATCAGCTCCCGGCACCTACGAAGATCCAAAGACAGGACTGCCGTTTTACAATCTGTACGGGAAGACGCCGGAGGAAATCGCTCCGATGTTCCGCGATGCGGATGTCATCCTGTTCGATATCCAGGATGTCGGCTCGCGCTTCTACACGTATATTTCCACGATGGCGTACGCCATGAAAGCGGCAGCCTTGGAGGACAAGCCTTTTATTGTGCTGGATCGGCCCAATCCTATCGGGGGAGAAAAGGTGGAGGGACCTGTGCTCGACCCCGATTACCAGTCGTTCGTAGGCATCTATCCGATACCGGTCCGTCACGGCATGACAGTGGGAGAGCTAGCCACGCTTTTCAATGAGCAATTCTTTGAAAAAGAGCTGGGGAAAAAGGTCGATCTGCAAGTCGTCCAGATGAAGGGCTGGAAGCGGGACATGCTGTTTGACGAGACGGGACTCCCGTGGGTGCTGCCGTCTCCCAACATGCCGACTCCCGATACGGCCCTGGTATATCCGGGCAACTGCCTGTTCGAAGGCACCAATCTGTCCGAGGGACGCGGAACCACCCGGCCGTTCGAGCTGATCGGGGCCCCCTATATAAAAGGATGGGAGATCGCGGACCGAATGAATCGCCTTGATTTGCCGGGCGTGTCCTTCCGGGAGGCATACTTCAATCCTACGTTCTCCAAGCATGCCGGACAAAACGTCGGCGGGCTGCAGCTCTACGTGACCGATCCCGACAAATACGACCCGATACGCACAGCTCTTTCCATCATGGTGGAATTGAAAAAGCTGTACCCGAACGATTTTGCCTGGCGCAACGACAACTGGATCGACAAGCTGATGGGAACGGACGAGGTCCGCAAAGCCATCGATGACGGGGCATCCGTGGACAAAATCATCGCGAAATGGCAAAAAGAGTTGAAGGCATTCAGGCAGCTGCGCGAGTCGTATCTGCTCTACCGTTAG